ACTGCTTGAAACTGCGCAACCCGTCAGCGAAAATCGGCACAAGAGACTTTTGTACCTTAGTGACCATCTTCGTACATGAAAGCGCCGAAGCAATGCAGACCCGTCTGGCTCAGTTTTTTACATACACTCCTTTGTCCGTTCTGTCCTCCGTTCTTCTGATTACGCTCTGCGTCTCAATCCAGCCGGGCAGGGCACAGCAGCCTGCAGGCGACAAACCCGAGACGGCCTTCATCGAACGCGAAGCCATCACGCTCAGACACCCGCGCGACTATTACGTCCCCCTCAACTTGAAGCCGATCCGGCAACTCTCGATCGCCTCGCCCATTGAAGGGGTCGTTCATACCGTCGATGTGCAGCCGGGAGACAAGCCGGCATCAAAGGCAGTGCTGGTTCGCCTGGAAGCAGCCATTCCGCAGGCAGAAGTCGCCCGGGCCCAGGCCGCCCTCGATCTCGCACGGGAAGAACAGAAAAACGCCACCGGCAAAGCGGCAGCCGTCGCCAAAGCCAGCGTGGCACTCGCGGAAGCCGAACTGAAAATCGCCAACATCCGCCTGGAACAGACCACGATCCGAGCCCCCTTCGAAGGGGAAGTCTTCCGCATTCTGGTCTCCCCCGGCACCTATGTCAGAGCAGGGCAGCCCCTGCTCGAACTGGGGGACACCTCGCAGCTCAAAGTCGAAATCCCCCTCGCACGGGACCAGGCCCTCGTGGGCAACAAAATCAACCTGAGCGTCGAAGAACAGGCCACCCAGGGAACCGTCAATCAGGTGCTGCCCCTGGAGCCCCGCTTTGAAAAACTCAGGGACCTCGCCAACTCGATCACTTCAGCCGTCGTTGTCATGGACAACAAACAGAATCAGCTCAGGCCGGGGCAGTCGGTCAGCGTCAGCCTGATCCCACGCTATCCAATCGCCGAAATTCCCACGGTCGCTGTCCAGAACAGTCCGCAGGGGGAACGCAAAATTCAGGTCATTCGTGAAAATGTGATCAGAGAGCTCACCCCCCAGATTCTGGGACAGGTCGGCCCCGAACGCCTGTACGTTTCTGCGGCGTTTGACAAGGACGAT
This genomic stretch from Gimesia sp. harbors:
- a CDS encoding HlyD family efflux transporter periplasmic adaptor subunit, with the translated sequence MTIFVHESAEAMQTRLAQFFTYTPLSVLSSVLLITLCVSIQPGRAQQPAGDKPETAFIEREAITLRHPRDYYVPLNLKPIRQLSIASPIEGVVHTVDVQPGDKPASKAVLVRLEAAIPQAEVARAQAALDLAREEQKNATGKAAAVAKASVALAEAELKIANIRLEQTTIRAPFEGEVFRILVSPGTYVRAGQPLLELGDTSQLKVEIPLARDQALVGNKINLSVEEQATQGTVNQVLPLEPRFEKLRDLANSITSAVVVMDNKQNQLRPGQSVSVSLIPRYPIAEIPTVAVQNSPQGERKIQVIRENVIRELTPQILGQVGPERLYVSAAFDKDDEIVVSSTQPLADGASLQPATTVGKSSTSPGTPTGSSPSKPPEKKVSF